The genomic segment GATTCCGGGGCGAACTTGACGGGGTTTCCGGTGAACTCGAGCGGATCGGGTCGCTCGCCGACGGGGTGGCGCGGTCGTTCACCAACGCCTTCCGGGGGGCGATCTCGGATGGAAAATCGCTCAACGGCCTGCTCGGAGACATCGCGCGCAGCTTCGCGGACATCGCGCTCAAGGCGGCCTTCAAGCCGCTTGGAAACCTGGTCTCGGGGCTGATCGAAAATGTCTTCGCGGCGACCAACCCCGTGGTGCAGGGCGTGACGCCCTTCGCCAAAGGCGGAGTAATCGCCGCTCCCAGTTACTTTCCGCTCGGGCGGGGGCTGGGCGTGGCGGGCGAGGCCGGGGCCGAGGCGGTGATGCCCCTGATGCGCGGCGCGGACGGGCGATTGGGCGTGGCCGGTGGCGGCGGCGCTGTGAACGTGACGTTCAACGTGACGGCCAGCGACGCGCGCAGCTTTGTCGGCGCCGAGGCGGAAGTAGGCGCGATGCTGTTGCGGGCAGTCAGGCGCGGGAGCAGGGCGAGCTAGGCGGAGCTGGGGTTTGGGGTTTCCGTTCGTCCGACTCTTTTTGGAGGGGGAGGTCACCCCCACCCTTGTTCCCTCCCCACAAGGGGGAGGGAGACCTGCTGGCTGGGGCGGTGCGGCGCCTCGTCTTCGGCACTCAACAAAGAAGGATCGAAAAGATGTCCTTTCATCCAATCCGCTTCCCTCTCGACATCGCGCTGGGGGCGCGTGGGGGGCCGGAGCGGGCTACCGATATCGTTACGCTGGCCTCGGGGCGCGAGGAGCGCAATTCGCGCTGGGCGCGGTCGCGGCGCAAATACAACGCGGGGTATGGCGTCAAGTCGCGGACTGACATGCAGGCGGTGCTCGCCTTCTTCGAGGAACGGCGCGGGCGATTCCATGCATTCCTCTGGCGCGATGGGCTCGATTATTGCTCGGGCGGCATGGTCCCCGGCGCGGCCGACCAGGCGATCGGCACTGGCGACGGGGTCAAGACGTCCTTTCAGCTGGTGAAGCGCTACGGCGCCGATTTCGACCCCTATCTGCGGCCGATCACCAAGCCGGTGCCCGGTTCGGTGCTGCTGGCGGTGGACGGTGTCGAAACCGGTGACTTCGAGGTGGACGAAATCACCGGCGTCGTGACCCTGGAGACCGCGCCCGAGGCGGGCGTGCAGGTGACGGCAGGGTTCCTCTTCGATGTCCCGGTGCGCTTCGATACCGATCGGCTCGATATCGAACTCACCAGTTTCGATGCGGCTGAGGCGCCGAGCATTCCCCTGATCGAGGTGCTCGAATGAGGACGTTCGAAGCAGCCTTCGCCAGCCACATTGCCACCGGGCAGACAACGCTCGCTTCCTGCTGGCGCATCACGCGGACCGATGGCGTCGTGCTCGGCTTCACCGACCACGATGTCACACTCAGTTTCGAGGGCACAAACTTCGTGCCCGCCCATGGGCTAGACGCGGGCGAGGGCACGGCGAAGCTTGGGGCGCAGGTCGATACGTCCGAAGTGGTGGGTATTCTTCATTCCGATGCGATCGCCGAAACCGACATCCTGCTCGGGCGGTTCGACGGTGCGCTGGTCGAGACCTTCAGGGTGAACTGGCGCGACACCGCGATGCGCGCGCTGATGCGCCGCGACACCATCGGGGAGATCGTGCGCGAGGACGGTGCTTTCCGCGCGGAACTGCGTTCCGGGCAGCAGGCGCTCAATGTGCCCAGGGGGCGCATTTACCAGGCGCTTTGCGACGCCGAACTGGGCGACGGACGTTGCGGGGTGAACCTGGAGGTCGACGCGTTCCGGGCCGCCGCCGGCGTGGCGGCGGTGCACGATCGTTTCCGCCTCGAGGTGACGGGGCTCGACGGGTTCGACGAGGGCTGGTTCTCGTTCGGACGGGTGGGCTGGACGAGCGGATCCCGCATCGGCAAGGGCGACCGTATCGTCAGCCACGCGCGGATCGGCGGCGCGGATGTGCTCGCCTTCGATGCGCCCGTGGGGGATTGGGTGGCGGTCGGCGACGCGCTGACGGCGTTCGCGGGGTGCGACAGGCGGTTTTCGAGTTGCCGGGGCAAGTTCGCCAACGCCGCCAGTTTTCGCGGATTTCCGCACATTCCGGGCAACGACTTCGTGATGCGCTACCCCAAGTCCGGCGATGTGCTCGAAGGGCAGGCGCTGGTCAAATGAGCGTGGCAGCGGATCGGATCGTCCTCGAGGCCCGCCGCTGGGTGGGCACGCCGTACCGGCATCAGTCATCGACGCTGGGGGCGGGATGCGACTGCCTGGGGCTGGTGCGCGGGGTCTGGCGCGAAATCTATGGCAGCGAGCCGATGGCAATCCCTGCCTATCGCGCCGACCTGCGCGATGTGGCCTTTGCCGGCGCGCTGCAGGCGGCCGCGGACCGGCTGCTGGTGCGCGCCGAAGGGCTCGCCGCCGGGCGGGTGGTGCTGTTCCGCCTCAACGGCGCTGTAGCGGCCAAGCATTGCGGCATCCTCGTCGGAGGGGGCCGCTTCGTCCATGCCCAGGAGGGTCTGGGCGTGGTGGAGGCCAATCTCGAAGGCTGGGGCACGCGGGTGGCGGGGGTATTTGAGTTTCCGTGAGAGTTTTGGAGTTGGGGTTCACCCCCGCCCTTGTTCCCTCCCCACAAGGGGGAGGGAGACCTGCTGGCTTGGTCGTGCCCCATCTTCTCGCTCCCTTGCAGGGAGGGATTGAGGGTGGGGTGAGCCCGCAAGGGGGGAGGCGTTTCGATCCAGTTTGTCGTGGGTGGCAACGCCCCGTCCCGCATTCGTCGATTATTCATCTCAGGAGCCGCAATGGCTACGTTAGCACTCTCGGTTGCCGGGCAGTTCGTCGGCGGGTTCGTGGGCGGTCCGATCGGGGCGACGATCGGGCGGGCGCTGGGGGCGCTTGCCGGCGCGGCGGTGGACAACGCGCTTTTCGGCGAGAAGCCGCAGCGGCGCGCCGGCAGCGACT from the Youhaiella tibetensis genome contains:
- a CDS encoding phage tail tape measure protein; the encoded protein is MADTAFPDGFRGELDGVSGELERIGSLADGVARSFTNAFRGAISDGKSLNGLLGDIARSFADIALKAAFKPLGNLVSGLIENVFAATNPVVQGVTPFAKGGVIAAPSYFPLGRGLGVAGEAGAEAVMPLMRGADGRLGVAGGGGAVNVTFNVTASDARSFVGAEAEVGAMLLRAVRRGSRAS
- a CDS encoding DUF2460 domain-containing protein, which gives rise to MSFHPIRFPLDIALGARGGPERATDIVTLASGREERNSRWARSRRKYNAGYGVKSRTDMQAVLAFFEERRGRFHAFLWRDGLDYCSGGMVPGAADQAIGTGDGVKTSFQLVKRYGADFDPYLRPITKPVPGSVLLAVDGVETGDFEVDEITGVVTLETAPEAGVQVTAGFLFDVPVRFDTDRLDIELTSFDAAEAPSIPLIEVLE
- a CDS encoding DUF2163 domain-containing protein, producing MRTFEAAFASHIATGQTTLASCWRITRTDGVVLGFTDHDVTLSFEGTNFVPAHGLDAGEGTAKLGAQVDTSEVVGILHSDAIAETDILLGRFDGALVETFRVNWRDTAMRALMRRDTIGEIVREDGAFRAELRSGQQALNVPRGRIYQALCDAELGDGRCGVNLEVDAFRAAAGVAAVHDRFRLEVTGLDGFDEGWFSFGRVGWTSGSRIGKGDRIVSHARIGGADVLAFDAPVGDWVAVGDALTAFAGCDRRFSSCRGKFANAASFRGFPHIPGNDFVMRYPKSGDVLEGQALVK
- a CDS encoding NlpC/P60 family protein, whose protein sequence is MSVAADRIVLEARRWVGTPYRHQSSTLGAGCDCLGLVRGVWREIYGSEPMAIPAYRADLRDVAFAGALQAAADRLLVRAEGLAAGRVVLFRLNGAVAAKHCGILVGGGRFVHAQEGLGVVEANLEGWGTRVAGVFEFP